A genomic segment from Osmerus mordax isolate fOsmMor3 chromosome 5, fOsmMor3.pri, whole genome shotgun sequence encodes:
- the LOC136943142 gene encoding regulator of microtubule dynamics protein 2 isoform X2, translating into MTQSSDHRVLALGVLTCATGISLAIMLYQTRKSRRRASWPKLHLSSNDERGVGGLVVVDGSVLQGGQAEVLERLGALMQSVSELKDEVRALKEALPMLQDHVRDELRGRGGQVATVRRASPLHRATPSRRRRVAGAAARAEGQSSEEAESEGGYMTALTDSEEGEQSEGDQSGEEQVPVDELSVLLGRVDVLHKGTEADKRESLATLLEKKEEFGRNSQFLWRFVRAYSDLHDISSNTEDKKAHAETGRKVGEEAVTLDPTSAEIHQWYAIMCGIMAEYETVQNRIKNGYIFKEHLDKAIELKPLDPMSYYLLGRWCYAVAQLSWIERKVAATLFGEPPSATVQDALEYFLKVEELSPKYSKLNYVFLAKCYKDLGQKGQAKKMCEDACLMDTVSKEDEEAQKELDLLHPSLG; encoded by the exons ATGACCCAGTCGTCAGACCACAGGGTGCTGGCTCTGGGGGTCCTGACTTGTGCAACAGGGATCAGTTTGGCCATCATGCTGTACCAGACCAGGAAGAGCAGACGGAGAGCCTCTTGGCCAAAGCTCCACCTCAGTTCCAACGATGAGCGTGGAGTGGGTGGGCTCGTGGTGGTGGACGGCTCCGTTCTCCAGGGGGGGCAGGCCGAGGTGCTGGAACGTCTCGGAGCACTGATGCAAAGTGTGTCGGAGCTGAAGGATGAGGTGCGGGCGCTAAAGGAAGCCCTCCCAATGCTGCAGGACCATGTGAGGGATGAGCTGAGGGGGCGTGGTGGGCAGGTGGCTACTGTGCGTAGGGCCAGTCCCCTCCACCGGGCCACCCCCTCTCGCAGGCGGAGAGTGGCAGGGGCCGCGGCAAGAGCCGAGGGTCAAAGTTCAGAGGAGGCAGAAAGCGAAGGGGG GTACATGACAGCGTTGACAGATTCTGAGGAAGGGGAGCAGAGCGAAGGAGATCAGAGTGGGGAGGAGCAGGTTCCTGTGGACGAGCTGTCTGTGCTCCTGGGGAGGGTCGACGTTCTGCATAAAGGGACAGAAGCCGACAAGAGAGAGTCTCTCGCTACACtgctggagaagaaggaggag TTTGGACGCAATTCTCAGTTCTTATGGCGATTCGTCCGTGCCTACTCTGACCTTCATGACATCAGCTCCAACACAGAAGATAAGAAAGCCCATGCTGAAACTG GGAGGAAGGTTGGAGAGGAGGCTGTAACGTTGGACCCCACCAGTGCTGAAATCCACCAGTG GTATGCCATCATGTGTGGTATCATGGCAGAGTATGAGACTGTCCAGAATAGGATAAAGAATGGTTATATCTTTAAG GAACATCTAGATAAAGCCATCGAGCTGAAGCCTCTGGACCCCATGTCCTACTACTTGCTGGGTCGTTGGTGTTATGCG GTGGCCCAGTTGTCCTGGATTGAGAGGAAAGTTGCTGCTACATTGTTTGGGGAGCCTCCAAGTGCCACCGTCCAAGATGCTCTGGAGTACTTCCTCAAG GTGGAGGAGCTCAGTCCCAAATATTCCAAACTCAACTATGTGTTTTTAGCCAAG TGTTACAAAGACCTGGGTCAGAAAGGCCAGGCTAAGAAGATGTGTGAAGATGCATGCTTAATGGACACAGTCTCCAAAGAG GATGAAGAGGCACAGAAGGAGCTGGACTTACTTCACCCATCGCTAGGTTAA
- the cyp1b1 gene encoding cytochrome P450 1B1: protein MNVLVMFKEVNRLSTQAILLASVTVLFTIYLWRCIRQYWDVHHPPGPFPWPVIGNAAQIGNMPHLYFSRMSRIYGNVFQIKLGLRTVVVLNGDAIRQALVKKGNDFAGRPDFTSFKYVSNGNSLAFNTFTEWWKIHRKIAQSTVRTFSTGNINTKKAFENHLICEVRELLQLFIKKTEEEKYFQPAAYLVVSTANIMCAVCFGKRYSYDDAEFQQVVGRNDQFSQTVGAGSIVDVMPFLQYFPNPIKTIFDNFKALNREFSIFIMEKVVDHRKTIDLSTIRDMTDAFILAFKNISGNTNELYPHWKDYVSPTIGDIFGASQDTLSTALQWIVLILVRFPELQLRLQNEVHAVVERSRLPVIEDQAHLPYVMAFIYEVMRFTSFIPLTIPHSTTTDTSIMDYNIPKDTVVFINQWSINHDPNTWADPETFDPQRFLDLDGNLNKDLTSSVLIFSMGKRRCIGEELSKMQLFLFTSLLVHQCHFSADPDKPVTMDSIYGLTLKPQLYSVAVTLRDNMNLLDEVCIQPVRRGPRQQKTA, encoded by the exons ATGAACGTTCTAGTTATGTTTAAGGAGGTCAACCGCTTATCAACACAAGCTATACTACTGGCGTCTGTCACTGTACTGTTTACCATTTACCTATGGCGATGCATTCGGCAGTACTGGGACGTACACCATCCGCCAGGACCCTTCCCGTGGCCGGTTATCGGTAATGCTGCACAGATAGGCAACATGCCTCACCTCTATTTCTCTCGCATGTCTCGGATATATGGGAATGTATTTCAAATCAAACTCGGCCTCCGGACCGTGGTGGTGCTGAACGGCGACGCAATCAGACAGGCGCTCGTAAAGAAAGGAAATGATTTTGCGGGAAGACCAGACTTTACTTCTTTTAAATACGTTTCGAATGGCAATAGTCTTGCTTTTAACACATTCACTGAGTGGTGGAAAATTCATCGAAAAATTGCTCAGTCAACTGTAAGGACGTTTTCTACTGGGAATATAAACACCAAAAAAGCGTTTGAGAACCACCTAATTTGTGAGGTCAGGGAGCTGCTTCAGCTGTTCATTAAAAAGACCGAAGAAGAAAAATATTTCCAACCTGCTGCATATCTAGTGGTCTCAACGGCCAACATAATGTGCGCGGTGTGCTTTGGAAAGAGATACTCTTACGATGACGCTGAGTTTCAGCAAGTGGTGGGACGAAATGACCAATTCAGCCAAACAGTGGGAGCTGGAAGCATTGTGGACGTGATGCCCTTTCTTCAATATTTTCCCAACCCAATCAAAACAATATTTGATAATTTTAAGGCTCTAAATCGGGAATTCAGCATTTTCATCATGGAGAAAGTAGTCGATCACCGAAAGACAATTGATTTAAGCACAATTCGGGACATGACAGATGCTTTCATTCTGGCATTTAAAAATATCAGCGGTAACACGAACGAATTATATCCTCATTGGAAGGACTACGTGTCTCCCACTATAGGTGATATTTTTGGAGCAAGTCAAGACACACTGTCAACCGCACTTCAGTGGATCGTCCTTATTCTCGTGAG GTTTCCGGAATTGCAGTTGCGTCTCCAGAATGAAGTGCACGCTGTGGTGGAACGCAGTCGGCTGCCAGTCATCGAGGACCAGGCTCATTTGCCTTATGTCATGGCCTTTATCTATGAAGTAATGCGCTTTACTAGCTTTATTCCTCTCACCATCCCCCACAGCACCACCACCGACACCTCCATCATGGACTACAACATCCCCAAGGACACTGTGGTCTTCATCAATCAGTGGTCCATCAACCATGACCCAAACACATGGGCCGATCCAGAAACCTTTGACCCCCAGCGCTTCCTGGACCTGGATGGGAACCTGAACAAGGACCTGACAAGCAGCGTGCTCATCTTTTCAATGGGCAAGAGACGGTGCATTGGTGAGGAGCTGTCCAAGATGCAGCTCTTCCTATTCACATCACTGCTGGTCCACCAGTGCCACTTCAGTGCAGACCCAGACAAGCCGGTGACCATGGACAGCATATATGGCCTGACCCTGAAGCCTCAACTCTACTCTGTGGCAGTGACGCTACGAGACAACATGAATCTTCTGGATGAGGTCTGCATACAGCCTGTACGTAGAGGGCCAAGACAACAGAAGACTGCTTAA
- the LOC136943142 gene encoding regulator of microtubule dynamics protein 2 isoform X1, whose translation MTQSSDHRVLALGVLTCATGISLAIMLYQTRKSRRRASWPKLHLSSNDERGVGGLVVVDGSVLQGGQAEVLERLGALMQSVSELKDEVRALKEALPMLQDHVRDELRGRGGQVATVRRASPLHRATPSRRRRVAGAAARAEGQSSEEAESEGGYMTALTDSEEGEQSEGDQSGEEQVPVDELSVLLGRVDVLHKGTEADKRESLATLLEKKEEFGRNSQFLWRFVRAYSDLHDISSNTEDKKAHAETGRKVGEEAVTLDPTSAEIHQWYAIMCGIMAEYETVQNRIKNGYIFKEHLDKAIELKPLDPMSYYLLGRWCYAVAQLSWIERKVAATLFGEPPSATVQDALEYFLKVEELSPKYSKLNYVFLAKCYKDLGQKGQAKKMCEDACLMDTVSKEKTPEKTPGSWSCHLYSQS comes from the exons ATGACCCAGTCGTCAGACCACAGGGTGCTGGCTCTGGGGGTCCTGACTTGTGCAACAGGGATCAGTTTGGCCATCATGCTGTACCAGACCAGGAAGAGCAGACGGAGAGCCTCTTGGCCAAAGCTCCACCTCAGTTCCAACGATGAGCGTGGAGTGGGTGGGCTCGTGGTGGTGGACGGCTCCGTTCTCCAGGGGGGGCAGGCCGAGGTGCTGGAACGTCTCGGAGCACTGATGCAAAGTGTGTCGGAGCTGAAGGATGAGGTGCGGGCGCTAAAGGAAGCCCTCCCAATGCTGCAGGACCATGTGAGGGATGAGCTGAGGGGGCGTGGTGGGCAGGTGGCTACTGTGCGTAGGGCCAGTCCCCTCCACCGGGCCACCCCCTCTCGCAGGCGGAGAGTGGCAGGGGCCGCGGCAAGAGCCGAGGGTCAAAGTTCAGAGGAGGCAGAAAGCGAAGGGGG GTACATGACAGCGTTGACAGATTCTGAGGAAGGGGAGCAGAGCGAAGGAGATCAGAGTGGGGAGGAGCAGGTTCCTGTGGACGAGCTGTCTGTGCTCCTGGGGAGGGTCGACGTTCTGCATAAAGGGACAGAAGCCGACAAGAGAGAGTCTCTCGCTACACtgctggagaagaaggaggag TTTGGACGCAATTCTCAGTTCTTATGGCGATTCGTCCGTGCCTACTCTGACCTTCATGACATCAGCTCCAACACAGAAGATAAGAAAGCCCATGCTGAAACTG GGAGGAAGGTTGGAGAGGAGGCTGTAACGTTGGACCCCACCAGTGCTGAAATCCACCAGTG GTATGCCATCATGTGTGGTATCATGGCAGAGTATGAGACTGTCCAGAATAGGATAAAGAATGGTTATATCTTTAAG GAACATCTAGATAAAGCCATCGAGCTGAAGCCTCTGGACCCCATGTCCTACTACTTGCTGGGTCGTTGGTGTTATGCG GTGGCCCAGTTGTCCTGGATTGAGAGGAAAGTTGCTGCTACATTGTTTGGGGAGCCTCCAAGTGCCACCGTCCAAGATGCTCTGGAGTACTTCCTCAAG GTGGAGGAGCTCAGTCCCAAATATTCCAAACTCAACTATGTGTTTTTAGCCAAG TGTTACAAAGACCTGGGTCAGAAAGGCCAGGCTAAGAAGATGTGTGAAGATGCATGCTTAATGGACACAGTCTCCAAAGAG AAAACACCTGAAAAGACTCCAGGGTCATGGTCCTGTCATCTTTATAGTCAGAGTTGA